A portion of the Carya illinoinensis cultivar Pawnee chromosome 11, C.illinoinensisPawnee_v1, whole genome shotgun sequence genome contains these proteins:
- the LOC122280492 gene encoding protein SPA1-RELATED 3-like isoform X1 — MCLFRSSCSSRWIVMEGSSESAWRKSDSSRELNSSGVLDRNLSLLPANRIGLSGNASHDSVFGKERGRVALAHTDHLKNQGGSSGVCEDEVAVGHFVHAVEWGDVSLREWLDKPERSVDVFECLHIFRQIVEIVNVAHSQGIVVHNVRPSCFVMSSFNHVSFIESASCSDSGSDSLEDGSNSRTVEAKNSSFSLPHDTRQQRSNPGSEDFLSVMTPTNALSDTTCMQSTSAYAAGVALIEETEEKRNKDRGRVEEADEKKQPFPMKQILLMEANWYTSPEEIEGSPISYASDVYQLGVLLFELFCPFSSREEKSSTMSSLRHRVLPPQLLLKWPKEASFCLWLLHPEPSIRPKMGELLQSEFLNEPRHHLEEREAAIKLRERIEEQDLLLEFLLLVQQRKQEAVDKLKDTISFLCTDMEEVMKDKAILKKKSGSCPELGKDDYLISSLPSMTIVDSGDSTGLGSRKRFRPGLKIQNMEECDDNLSDAQELDTPSENNESLLSKSYRLMKNFKKLESAYFLTRCRPIKPSGKPASRHSPISSDGKGSIVLTERSSVNNLASKELYSEGRQSGWINPFLEGLCKYLSFSKLKVKADLKQGDLLNSSNLVCSLSFDRDGEFFATAGVNKKIKVFECDAIINEDRDIHYPVVEMVSRSKLSSICWNSYIKSQIASSNFEGVVQVWDAARSQAVMEMREHERRVWSIDFSSADPTMLASGSDDGSVKLWSINQGVSIGTIKAKANVCCVQFPLDSGRSLAFGSADHRSYYYDLRNLKTPLCTLIGHNKTVSYVKFVDTMNIVSASTDNTLKLWDLSMCASRVIDAPLQSFTGHMNVKNFVGLSVSDGYIATGSETNEVFIYHKAFPMPALSFKFDNTDPLSGQEMGDAAQFISSVCWRNQSSTLVAANSAGNIKILEMV; from the exons ATGTGTTTGTTCCGGTCTTCATGCAGCTCTAGGTGGATAGTAATGGAGGGTTCATCCGAGTCTGCTTGGCGGAAGTCTGATAGTTCTAGGGAATTGAATAGTTCTGGAGTCCTAGACAGGAATCTGAGTCTTCTTCCTGCCAATAGAATTGGCTTGTCGGGTAATGCATCGCATGATTCTGTGTTTGGAAAGGAGAGAGGTAGGGTTGCGTTGGCTCACACGGATCATCTCAAAAACCAGGGTGGTTCGTCTGGAGTTTGTGAGGATGAGGTTGCAGTTGGTCATTTCGTCCATGCCGTAGAATGGGGTGATGTTAGTTTGAGGGAGTGGTTGGACAAACCAGAACGCTCTGTTGATGTCTTCGAGTGCTTGCACATATTTAGGCAAATAGTAGAGATTGTTAACGTGGCACATTCCCAAGGAATTGTTGTTCATAATGTGCGGCCTTCCTGCTTTGTGATGTCTTCTTTCAATCATGTCTCCTTCATTGAGTCTGCATCTTGTTCGGATTCTGGTTCTGATTCCTTGGAGGATGGGTCCAACAGCCGAACTGTGGAGGCTAAGAATTCATCCTTTTCCTTGCCCCATGATACGCGTCAACAAAGAAGCAACCCAGGAAGTGAAGATTTTCTATCAGTGATGACACCTACTAACGCTCTATCAGATACCACTTGCATGCAGTCAACTTCAGCATATGCGGCAGGTGTGGCATTAATAGaagagactgaagaaaaaagaaacaaagatagGGGGAGAGTTGAAGAAGCAGATGAAAAGAAGCAACCATTTCCAATGAAACAGATACTGCTTATGGAGGCCAATTGGTACACAAGCCCCGAGGAGATTGAGGGTTCTCCAATTTCCTATGCTTCCGACGTTTATCAGTTGGGGGTTCTTCTCTTTGAG TTATTCTGTCCATTTAGctcaagagaagaaaaaagcagTACTATGTCTAGTCTGAGGCATCGAGTTCTTCCTCCTCAACTGTTGCTGAAATGGCCAAAAGAAGCTTCATTTTGCTTATGGCTTCTGCACCCGGAGCCAAGTATTCGACCAAAAATGGG TGAGTTGTTACAGAGTGAGTTCCTGAATGAACCAAGACATCATTTGGAAGAACGCGAAGCAGCAATTAAACTTAGAGAAAGAATAGAGGAGCAGGATTTGTTGCTGGAATTCCTTTTGCTTGTTCAACAAAGAAAACAGGAAGCAGTTGATAAGTTGAAAGACACCATTTCCTTTTTGTGTACTGATATGGAAGAAGTAATGAAGGACAAAGCAATCCTTAAGAAAAAAAGTGGGTCTTGCCCAGAACTGGGGAAGGatgattatttaatttcaagTCTTCCATCAATGACTATTGTTGATAGTGGTGATTCTACCGGCTTGGGGTCTAGAAAACGATTTAGACCGGGGCTGAAGATTCAGAACATGGAAGAATGCGATGATAATCTCAGTGATGCTCAGGAGTTAGATACACCCAGTGAAAATAATGAAAGCCTTCTTTCAAAAAGTTATCGGTTAATGAAGAACTTTAAGAAACTGGAGTCTGCCTACTTTTTGACAAGATGCAGGCCAATCAAGCCCTCAGGGAAACCAGCGAGTAGACATTCACCAATAAGTAGTGATGGTAAGGGGTCTATTGTTCTGACTGAGAGAAGTTCTGTTAATAATTTGGCATCGAAAGAGCTGTATAGTGAGGGTAGACAAAGTGGTTGGATAAATCCATTCCTCGAAGGGTTGTGCAAGTATCTATCTTtcagtaagttaaaagttaaggCAGACTTGAAGCAAGGGGATCTgctaaactcttccaatctaGTATGCTCTCTTAGCTTCGATCGTGATGGAGAATTTTTTGCCACAGCTGgtgtaaataagaaaattaaagtttttgAATGTGACGCAATCATAAATGAAGATCGTGATATTCACTATCCTGTAGTTGAAATGGTTAGTAGGTCAAAGCTAAGCAGTATATGTTGGAACAGTTATATCAAAAGCCAGATTGCTTCAAGTAACTTTGAAGGTGTTGTACAG GTATGGGATGCTGCAAGAAGTCAAGCAGTGATGGAAATGAGAGAGCATGAGAGGCGTGTATGGTCAATAGACTTCTCATCAGCAGATCCAACAATGTTGGCCAGTGGGAGCGACGATGGTTCTGTTAAGCTATGGAGTATCAATCAG GGAGTCAGTATTGGTACCATCAAAGCAAAGGCGAATGTCTGCTGTGTTCAGTTTCCTTTGGATTCTGGTCGTTCCCTTGCATTTGGTTCTGCAGACCATAGAAGTTATTACTACGATCTCCGCAACTTGAAAACTCCTTTGTGCACATTAATTGGACACAATAAAACTGTGAGTTATGTCAAATTTGTAGATACAATGAATATTGTTTCTGCATCCACGGATAATACTCTCAAGCTCTGGGACTTGTCAATGTGCGCATCTCGGGTTATTGACGCTCCACTTCAATCATTCACAGGACACATGAATGTAAAG AACTTTGTTGGTTTGTCAGTTTCTGATGGTTACATTGCTACTGGTTCAGAAACAAATGAG GTGTTCATCTACCACAAAGCTTTCCCCATGCCTGCATTGTCATTCAAGTTTGACAACACAGACCCACTGTCTGGCCAGGAAATGGGTGACGCTGCACAGTTCATCTCTTCTGTTTGTTGGCGCAACCAGTCATCAACCCTAGTTGCTGCAAATTCTGCaggaaatataaaaattttggagaTGGTTTAA
- the LOC122280492 gene encoding protein SPA1-RELATED 3-like isoform X2, whose translation MCLFRSSCSSRWIVMEGSSESAWRKSDSSRELNSSGVLDRNLSLLPANRIGLSGNASHDSVFGKERGRVALAHTDHLKNQGGSSGVCEDEVAVGHFVHAVEWGDVSLREWLDKPERSVDVFECLHIFRQIVEIVNVAHSQGIVVHNVRPSCFVMSSFNHVSFIESASCSDSGSDSLEDGSNSRTVEAKNSSFSLPHDTRQQRSNPGSEDFLSVMTPTNALSDTTCMQSTSAYAAGVALIEETEEKRNKDRGRVEEADEKKQPFPMKQILLMEANWYTSPEEIEGSPISYASDVYQLGVLLFELFCPFSSREEKSSTMSSLRHRVLPPQLLLKWPKEASFCLWLLHPEPSIRPKMGELLQSEFLNEPRHHLEEREAAIKLRERIEEQDLLLEFLLLVQQRKQEAVDKLKDTISFLCTDMEEVMKDKAILKKKSGSCPELGKDDYLISSLPSMTIVDSGDSTGLGSRKRFRPGLKIQNMEECDDNLSDAQELDTPSENNESLLSKSYRLMKNFKKLESAYFLTRCRPIKPSGKPASRHSPISSDGKGSIVLTERSSVNNLASKELYSEGRQSGWINPFLEGLCKYLSFSKLKVKADLKQGDLLNSSNLVCSLSFDRDGEFFATAGVNKKIKVFECDAIINEDRDIHYPVVEMVSRSKLSSICWNSYIKSQIASSNFEGVVQVWDAARSQAVMEMREHERRVWSIDFSSADPTMLASGSDDGSVKLWSINQAIIFLHLVDVSFETKWSQYWYHQSKGECLLCSVSFGFWSFPCIWFCRP comes from the exons ATGTGTTTGTTCCGGTCTTCATGCAGCTCTAGGTGGATAGTAATGGAGGGTTCATCCGAGTCTGCTTGGCGGAAGTCTGATAGTTCTAGGGAATTGAATAGTTCTGGAGTCCTAGACAGGAATCTGAGTCTTCTTCCTGCCAATAGAATTGGCTTGTCGGGTAATGCATCGCATGATTCTGTGTTTGGAAAGGAGAGAGGTAGGGTTGCGTTGGCTCACACGGATCATCTCAAAAACCAGGGTGGTTCGTCTGGAGTTTGTGAGGATGAGGTTGCAGTTGGTCATTTCGTCCATGCCGTAGAATGGGGTGATGTTAGTTTGAGGGAGTGGTTGGACAAACCAGAACGCTCTGTTGATGTCTTCGAGTGCTTGCACATATTTAGGCAAATAGTAGAGATTGTTAACGTGGCACATTCCCAAGGAATTGTTGTTCATAATGTGCGGCCTTCCTGCTTTGTGATGTCTTCTTTCAATCATGTCTCCTTCATTGAGTCTGCATCTTGTTCGGATTCTGGTTCTGATTCCTTGGAGGATGGGTCCAACAGCCGAACTGTGGAGGCTAAGAATTCATCCTTTTCCTTGCCCCATGATACGCGTCAACAAAGAAGCAACCCAGGAAGTGAAGATTTTCTATCAGTGATGACACCTACTAACGCTCTATCAGATACCACTTGCATGCAGTCAACTTCAGCATATGCGGCAGGTGTGGCATTAATAGaagagactgaagaaaaaagaaacaaagatagGGGGAGAGTTGAAGAAGCAGATGAAAAGAAGCAACCATTTCCAATGAAACAGATACTGCTTATGGAGGCCAATTGGTACACAAGCCCCGAGGAGATTGAGGGTTCTCCAATTTCCTATGCTTCCGACGTTTATCAGTTGGGGGTTCTTCTCTTTGAG TTATTCTGTCCATTTAGctcaagagaagaaaaaagcagTACTATGTCTAGTCTGAGGCATCGAGTTCTTCCTCCTCAACTGTTGCTGAAATGGCCAAAAGAAGCTTCATTTTGCTTATGGCTTCTGCACCCGGAGCCAAGTATTCGACCAAAAATGGG TGAGTTGTTACAGAGTGAGTTCCTGAATGAACCAAGACATCATTTGGAAGAACGCGAAGCAGCAATTAAACTTAGAGAAAGAATAGAGGAGCAGGATTTGTTGCTGGAATTCCTTTTGCTTGTTCAACAAAGAAAACAGGAAGCAGTTGATAAGTTGAAAGACACCATTTCCTTTTTGTGTACTGATATGGAAGAAGTAATGAAGGACAAAGCAATCCTTAAGAAAAAAAGTGGGTCTTGCCCAGAACTGGGGAAGGatgattatttaatttcaagTCTTCCATCAATGACTATTGTTGATAGTGGTGATTCTACCGGCTTGGGGTCTAGAAAACGATTTAGACCGGGGCTGAAGATTCAGAACATGGAAGAATGCGATGATAATCTCAGTGATGCTCAGGAGTTAGATACACCCAGTGAAAATAATGAAAGCCTTCTTTCAAAAAGTTATCGGTTAATGAAGAACTTTAAGAAACTGGAGTCTGCCTACTTTTTGACAAGATGCAGGCCAATCAAGCCCTCAGGGAAACCAGCGAGTAGACATTCACCAATAAGTAGTGATGGTAAGGGGTCTATTGTTCTGACTGAGAGAAGTTCTGTTAATAATTTGGCATCGAAAGAGCTGTATAGTGAGGGTAGACAAAGTGGTTGGATAAATCCATTCCTCGAAGGGTTGTGCAAGTATCTATCTTtcagtaagttaaaagttaaggCAGACTTGAAGCAAGGGGATCTgctaaactcttccaatctaGTATGCTCTCTTAGCTTCGATCGTGATGGAGAATTTTTTGCCACAGCTGgtgtaaataagaaaattaaagtttttgAATGTGACGCAATCATAAATGAAGATCGTGATATTCACTATCCTGTAGTTGAAATGGTTAGTAGGTCAAAGCTAAGCAGTATATGTTGGAACAGTTATATCAAAAGCCAGATTGCTTCAAGTAACTTTGAAGGTGTTGTACAG GTATGGGATGCTGCAAGAAGTCAAGCAGTGATGGAAATGAGAGAGCATGAGAGGCGTGTATGGTCAATAGACTTCTCATCAGCAGATCCAACAATGTTGGCCAGTGGGAGCGACGATGGTTCTGTTAAGCTATGGAGTATCAATCAGGCAATTATATTTTTGCACTTGGTGGATGTCAGCTTTGAAACTAAAT GGAGTCAGTATTGGTACCATCAAAGCAAAGGCGAATGTCTGCTGTGTTCAGTTTCCTTTGGATTCTGGTCGTTCCCTTGCATTTGGTTCTGCAGACCATAG